A genomic segment from Nicotiana sylvestris chromosome 1, ASM39365v2, whole genome shotgun sequence encodes:
- the LOC104215040 gene encoding protein LATERAL BRANCHING OXIDOREDUCTASE 1: MAPVPSFPVKVGHIDDVQELKKTKPSSIPERFVRDMIERPKLATVTTPSSCNLNNIPVVDLSKILKGNKNSQDFHFEILKLSSSCEEWGFFQVINHGIDLDLLEKMEKIAMEFFMLPLEEKQKYPMAPGTVQGYGQAFVFSEDQKLDWCNMFALGVEPHFIRNPKLWPTKPADFSETVEIYSREIRKLCKNLLKYIAISLGLNEDIFEEMFGVAVQALRMNYYPACPRPDLVLGLSPHSDGSALTVLQQGKGNSVGLQILKDNVWVPIQPIPNALVINIGDTIEVLTNGRYKSVEHRAVTHQEKDRLSIVTFYAPSYEIELGPLQELVDENNPCKYKRYNHGEYSMHYVTNKLQGKKTLDFAKIYNN, translated from the exons atggctccAGTGCCAAGTTTTCCTGTTAAGGTTGGTCACATTGATGATGTTCAAGAACTGAAAAAGACTAAGCCATCTTCTATTCCTGAAAGATTTGTAAGAGATATGATAGAAAGGCCAAAACTTGCCACAGTTACTACTCCATCTTCTTGTAACCTTAACAACATTCCTGTTGTTGATTTGTCCAAAATCTTGAAAGGCAACAAAAATAGTCAGGATTTCCACTTTGAAATCTTGAAGCTTTCTAGTTCATGTGAAGAGTGGGGATTTTTTCAG GTAATTAACCATGGGATTGATTTggacttgcttgaaaaaatgGAGAAAATAGCTATGGAGTTTTTCATGCTACCTTTAGAGGAGAAACAGAAATATCCAATGGCTCCTGGTACAGTTCAAGGTTATGGTCAAGCTTTTGTTTTCTCAGAAGATCAAAAGCTTGACTGGTGTAACATGTTTGCCCTTGGTGTGGAACCTCATTTCATTAGAAATCCAAAACTCTGGCCAACAAAGCCAGCTGATTTCAG TGAAACAGTAGAGATATACTCAAGGGAGATAAGGAAGCTATGCAAGAATTTACTAAAATATATAGCAATCAGTCTTGGACTGAATGAGGATATTTTTGAAGAAATGTTTGGAGTTGCTGTACAAGCATTGAGAATGAACTACTATCCAGCATGTCCTAGACCAGATCTTGTTTTGGGGCTAAGTCCCCACTCAGATGGAAGTGCACTAACAGTTTTACAACAGGGTAAAGGCAACTCAGTTGGCCTACAAATACTTAAAGACAATGTTTGGGTGCCTATCCAACCAATTCCAAATGCACTTGTTATCAACATTGGTGATACCATTGAG GTTTTGACAAATGGGAGATACAAGAGTGTGGAGCACAGAGCAGTGACTCACCAAGAAAAGGACAGACTATCAATTGTGACATTTTATGCACCAAGTTATGAAATTGAGTTAGGGCCATTGCAAGAATTGGTTGATGAAAATAACCCTTGCAAGTATAAAAGGTACAATCATGGAGAGTACAGCATGCACTATGTTACTAACAAGCTTCAAGGCAAGAAAACTCTTGACTTTGCCAAAATTTATAACAACTAA
- the LOC104215042 gene encoding cysteine-tryptophan domain-containing zinc finger protein 3-like, which translates to MSWGNSNRAQMMEEHELEEGEACYYNKDDDDNSSIDPDIALSYIDEKLQSVLGHFQKDFEGGVSAENLGAKFGGYGSFLPTYQRSPSILSQPRSPQRSQNQGTPRSPNHFVSEGPPQKSLAVSDPPSTQRNSTAGSRSGHTLHDSRVPCGYDSARPCFSAQESNKFPVKHEVSMNKSLKPTDQRKFKLRIRVGSDKTAQKSTALHTSLGLISPSSSMENSPTESGEMLSKFEGIPCDSPASILQTMTSFPVAGGLLLSPLHEKLLTLSRNDKLFTGNEPVVAAKDTNPQSVMSGNSSTSRIEDGDVLIGKKTKSVGKSEYAEELNSGVGNDTISFFEKNLGIESLENTHCLSKDLNQRVVPELVCDTHQSVKGAGRAPGAIHDSVKEIRMKKREINRLKDQLFGSDLDKDDSFESSSDVVGDKYDHQEVRSNPVELQLKSFQKNASFDSKEGGRSKCGRSVPSFRADSDISESERDSSAAVSLRKKAVMKAASHKPDQPRMPHAEKQSSEGKKKLTERQLGLKSAADVAEVRGVSATLKNKKSSKKDVRMAHLFDAQLEKTTNQLDSLERPPGAKLKKSKLEARIKQHSSSAKSRHVPSKKVDSHVASATPMKDNSAMGAKELTSGTEPPVAPVVIEEDWVACDKCQKWRLLPYGTKPEHLPDRWMCSMLNWLPGMNNCDISEEETTRALHALYQMPLPENLNSLQNHAGRDTAGVISADMHGLGGSSQNVGFDYVANGGKKKHKLRETPNTSSNHGPVLTTNLNMQHEPAKCRSLKNVNQHVGESNIISKSIVQIPVKSSDVLGKNLNKRKEHMANGDEKPKKKSKRESDQCDHRDLKKIKIKSDQAFVTIREVGTGIQDYHERGNLKETKPGLAEGLQILEKKHGNRVQDSRDNDSINVKTHNGREISVKKRKLRDEDYLMTSQSNGNHLGDSDANAFVRAVSGESGVRKQKKSKVFQTENKESSASKGKEKSRTRGTVTKIVLPGTRDSPIDWSVERERQTKKYRVKVQSRLTMEDIDSLKKDLGSEQLSTAATSSSSKVSDSRKSRAKHQVKGSPVGSVSSSPMRMFITSKASPARTEGSGKDDAKLDNYPTVGSPRKYLDRDGDFESDKSRTSIKGKQSGVPHPEACENSVLDSRGTSGREKIESRVRHSSEFGNSHMDNSHADVLEERSPYMTEKHAAYSFDGKGRVSKKHVSMLNEHKSAKDSPLQFKEKDGNAGFNTQRVEGNISDLLGNQEVLNSKVDHNYLDSSTKSFNNNQIVSKKDPTRCSDSKREHRLKHDGVGSNTKLNSVCSMEGKVLAKQKPHQEIDARNATNGRSAQSESRDLRSQVGAHAEDKQGTSVVTRKPASGSQKGSSKDVCARVSTTLKDPGTGVCQTVSHNSMGHLEPSALTLTKREPSSQTASAVLKEAENLRDCADRLKNSGFHAEYNQAYFQAALKFLQGASLLENSNGESSKHGEMNQIQIYSNTAKLCETCAHEYEKRDEVATAALAYKCMEVAYMRVVFCKNMSSSRIWHDLQASLQVPPQGESPSSSASDVDNTNNQTVAEKTALSRGSGSHAGNHVIAPRNRPSFVRLLDFTKDVNSAMEASKKAQNAFAAATANLGEAENKDAVISVKRVIDFSFQDVEELIRLVRQAIEAINHNGFGGSRG; encoded by the exons ATGAGTTGGGGAAATAGTAATAGGGCTCAAATGATGGAGGAACATGAGCTTGAGGAAGGGGAAGCATGTTATTACAACAAGGATGATGATGATAATTCAAGCATTGACCCGGACATAGCCCTCTCTTACATT GATGAGAAACTTCAAAGTGTTTTGGGTCATTTTCAGAAAGATTTTGAAGGAGGCGTTTCTGCTGAGAATTTGG GGGCAAAATTTGGCGGGTATGGTTCGTTCTTACCGACTTATCAGCGCTCCCCTTCAATTCTATCTCAGCCAAGATCTCCACAGAGATCTCAAAATCAAGGGACACCAAGATCACCCAACCATTTTGTTTCCGAG GGGCCTCCTCAGAAATCTTTGGCTGTGTCTGATCCTCCCTCAACTCAGAGGAATAGTACAGCTGGTTCTCGCAGTGGTCATACCTTGCATGATTCAAGGGTTCCTTGTGGGTATGATTCCGCCAGACCATGCTTTTCTGCGCAAGAATCTAATAAGTTCCCTGTAAAACATGAAGTTTCTATGAATAAGTCACTTAAACCAACTGATCAGAGAAAATTCAAACTTCGGATTAGAGTTGGTTCTGATAAGACAGCCCAGAAGAGTACTGCTTTACACACTAGTCTTGGGCTTATTTCTCCCTCTTCGTCAATGGAAAATAGTCCTACTGAAAGTGGTGAGATGTTGTCCAAGTTTGAAGGAATTCCCTGTGATTCTCCAGCCAGCATCCTTCAG ACTATGACTTCTTTCCCAGTTGCTGGAGGCCTGCTGCTTTCACCTCTCCATGAGAAGTTATTGACTTTGTCTAGAAATGATAAACTTTTCACGGGGAATGAGCCTGTGGTTGCTGCAAAGGATACTAACCCTCAATCTGTCATGTCTGGCAATAGTTCAACGTCCAGGATAGAGGATGGGGATGTCTTGATAGGGAAGAAAACTAAATCAGTTGGTAAGAGTGAATATGCCGAGGAACTGAATTCAGGGGTCGGAAATGACACGATCTCCTTTTTTGAGAAAAACTTGGGCATTGAGAGCCTGGAAAACACGCATTGCCTCTCAAAAGACTTGAATCAGAGAGTCGTGCCTGAGTTAGTATGTGATACTCATCAGTCAGTGAAAGGTGCTGGTAGGGCACCTGGAGCTATACATGACTCGGTGAAGGAAATTCGaatgaagaaaagggagatcaatAGACTTAAAGATCAATTGTTTGGTAGTGACTTGGATAAGGATGATTCGTTTGAATCTTCATCTGACGTGGTCGGTGACAAATATGATCACCAGGAAGTAAGAAGTAATCCAGTGGAACTCCAGCTAAAAAGCTTTCAGAAAAATGCTTCTTTTGATAGCAAGGAAGGTGGCAGGAGCAAATGCGGCAGATCCGTCCCTTCATTTAGAGCTGATTCTGATATTTCCGAGAGTGAGAGGGACTCTAGTGCGGCTGTATCTCTGAGAAAGAAAGCTGTTATGAAAGCTGCAAGCCATAAACCTGACCAACCAAGGATGCCTCACGCAGAGAAGCAATCATCTGAAGGCAAAAAGAAGTTAACAGAACGTCAACTTGGTCTGAAGTCAGCTGCAGATGTGGCAGAGGTAAGAGGGGTTTCTGCTACTCTCAAGAACAAGAAGAGTTCTAAGAAGGATGTCCGGATGGCTCATTTATTTGACGCACAGCTGGAGAAAACCACGAATCAACTGGATTCTCTGGAGAGACCTCCTGGTGCTAAGTTGAAGAAATCTAAACTGGAGGCACGTATAAAACAGCATTCATCTTCTGCTAAATCAAGACACGTTCCGAGCAAAAAAGTTGATAGTCATGTGGCATCTGCGACCCCTATGAAGGATAATTCAGCCATGGGTGCTAAGGAACTGACTTCTGGGACTGAGCCACCAGTTGCTCCTGTCGTTATAGAAGAAGATTGGGTCGCCTGTGATAAATGTCAGAAGTGGCGCCTTCTGCCATATGGTACAAAACCCGAGCACCTGCCTGACAGGTGGATGTGCAGCATGTTGAACTGGCT GCCTGGAATGAACAATTGTGACATTAGTGAGGAGGAGACAACAAGAGCTCTCCATGCCTTGTACCAAATGCCTCTTCCTGAGAACTTAAATAGCCTTCAAAATCATGCTGGTAGAGATACGGCTGGAGTAATTTCAGCTGATATGCATGGGCTCGGTGGCAGCAGTCAGAATGTGGGTTTCGATTATGTGGCTAATGGAGGAAAGAAGAAACACAAATTAAGAGAAACACCAAACACAAGTAGCAATCATGGTCCAGTGTTGACCACAAACTTGAACATGCAACATGAGCCGGCTAAATGCAGAAGTTTGAAGAATGTGAACCAACATGTTGGTGAATCGAACATAATTAGCAAATCCATTGTGCAGATTCCAGTTAAGTCGTCTGATGTCCTTGGCAAAAATCTGAATAAACGGAAGGAGCACATGGCTAATG GTGATGAAAAGCCAAAAAAGAAATCCAAAAGGGAGTCCGATCAGTGCGATCACAGGGATCTGAAAAAGATTAAAATAAAAAGTGACCAAGCTTTTGTGACAATTAGGGAAGTAGGGACAGGTATCCAGGACTACCATGAACGTGGTAATTTGAAGGAGACAAAGCCTGGGCTGGCAGAAGGGTTACAAATTTTGGAAAAGAAGCATGGCAACCGAGTCCAGGATTCAAGGGATAATGACTCAATTAATGTAAAAACTCATAATGGAAGGGAAATTTctgtaaagaaaagaaaattgagggaTGAAGACTATCTGATGACTTCGCAAAGTAATGGTAATCACTTGGGTGACAGTGATGCCAATGCTTTTGTGAGAGCGGTTAGCGGTGAGAGTGGAGTCAGAAAACAGAAGAAATCCAAGGTGTTTCAGACTGAAAATAAGGAGTCCAGTGCTAGCAAGggtaaagaaaaatcaagaacgAGAGGTACAGTTACTAAAATTGTTCTACCAGGAACCAGGGATTCTCCTATAGATTGGAGTGTAGAGAGAGAACGTCAGACAAAGAAGTATAGAGTGAAGGTTCAGTCTCGATTGACGATGGAAGATATTGATTCATTGAAAAAGGATTTGGGATCTGAACAGTTATCAACAGCTGCCACTTCAAGCTCTTCAAAAGTTTCTGACTCCCGGAAAAGTAGAGCGAAACACCAAGTGAAAGGCTCACCAGTAGGGTCTGTTTCCTCATCCCCCATGAGGATGTTCATCACGAGTAAGGCTTCACCTGCAAGAACGGAGGGTTCAGGGAAAGATGATGCTAAATTAGATAATTACCCAACAGTTGGAAGTCCAAGAAAATATTTGGATAGGGATGGCGATTTTGAGAGTGATAAATCTAGGACCTCAATAAAGGGGAAACAATCTGGTGTTCCTCATCCGGAGGCTTGTGAAAATTCTGTGCTAGATTCTCGGGGTACCAGTGGCAGGGAAAAAATTGAATCCCGTGTTAGACATTCTTCTGAGTTTGGAAATAGCCATATGGACAATAGTCATGCTGATGTTCTGGAGGAACGTAGCCCCTACATGACTGAGAAGCATGCTGCATACAGCTTCGATGGCAAGGGTAGAGTGAGCAAGAAACACGTTTCTATGCTTAACGAACATAAATCTGCCAAAGATTCTCCATTGCAATTTAAGGAAAAGGATGGGAATGCTGGTTTTAATACTCAAAGGGTAGAAGGGAATATCTCTGATCTACTGGGAAACCAGGAAGTCCTGAATTCAAAGGTTGACCACAATTATCTCGACTCCAGTACTAAATCTTTCAATAACAATCAGATTGTTAGCAAGAAAGATCCCACGCGTTGTAGTGATAGCAAGAGAGAGCACCGATTAAAGCATGATGGTGTTGGATCAAATACAAAATTGAACAGTGTATGTAGTATGGAAGGAAAAGTTCTTGCGAAACAAAAACCTCATCAGGAAATTGATGCCCGAAATGCAACAAATGGTAGATCAGCTCAGTCAGAATCCAGGGACTTAAGGTCTCAAGTTGGTGCACATGCTGAAGATAAACAAGGCACGTCAGTTGTTACCAGAAAACCTGCTTCCGGTTCCCAGAAAGGAAGTTCTAAAGATGTATGTGCCAGAGTGTCAACTACGCTAAAAGATCCTGGCACTGGTGTTTGTCAAACTGTGAGTCACAACAGCATGGGGCATTTGGAACCCAGTGCTCTCACCCTTACAAAAAGGGAGCCCTCAAGTCAGACTGCTTCTGCTGTCCTGAAAGAAGCTGAAAACCTTAGAGATTGTGCTGATCGTCTTAAG AACTCTGGATTTCATGCTGAATATAATCAAGCTTATTTTCAAGCTGCATTGAAGTTTCTTCAGGGTGCTTCACTtttagaaaactcaaatggggAAAGTAGCAAACACGGGGAGATGAATCAAATACAAATCTATAGTAACACAGCCAAACTTTGCGA AACTTGTGCACATGAATATGAGAAACGTGATGAAGTTGCCACTGCTGCTTTGGCCTATAAGTGTATGGAGGTTGCATACATGAGGGTGGTATTCtgcaaaaatatgagttcgagcAGAATTTGGCATGATCTGCAAGCAAGTTTGCAAGTTCCTCCTCAAG GTGAATCTCCTTCATCTTCAGCATCTGATGTTGATAACACAAACAATCAGACAGTGGCAGAGAAGACTGCTTTATCAAGAGGCAGTGGTTCTCATGCTGGAAATCATGTTATTGCTCCTCGAAATCGTCCTAGTTTTGTTCGTCTGCTTGACTTT ACAAAGGATGTAAATTCTGCAATGGAGGCTTCTAAAAAAGCACAGAATGCTTTTGCTGCTGCCACTGCAAATCTTGGAGAGGCAGAGAATAAAGATGCTGTCATTTCCGTTAAACGGGTTATTGACTTCAGTTTCCAGGATGTAGAGGAGCTAATACGTTTGGTGCGGCAAGCTATTGAGGCAATTAACCATAATGGTTTTGGTGGCAGTAGAGGCTAA